The bacterium genome includes a window with the following:
- a CDS encoding glycosyltransferase → MSRKHSLIDRYRALKVQVAKVLRTEGPQGLAVKVLRRTRKELSRLSPVRRAQQRHLQRILAAAQGRRTVVMFPTVDWGWMVQRPHQLARHFARRGDLCFFVTPQTRVDRVNGFKEIEPNLYLCSDLSLLYGLERPMLLQSNTHFSDHLDRFQAPVIVYDYLDALEVTAGGDVTEDKVLAHREMLQRAHLVLTTARRLFDEVREVRSDAVLVPNGVDPAHFAPREASPVPQDLRRILAKQGPVFGYYGAMAEWFDYELIRFAAEAMPEAQFVLIGPDYDGSISRLTTRDNVHYLGLKSYEELPAYLQRFDVAMIPFKINAITRATSPVKLFEYMAGRKPIVTTAMDEAFHYQSVLIGETPKAFVAKLEEALNKRQDPAYLSLLDAEGRANTWTSRVESVMQALDRRETDARDTYVILAGVPIDDSGGGQRPTQIALELLTRGERVIFVSMLPKYEDTELNQKIVHPWLETCDFEHFDLTRYFPQGLGDRKLVAILEMPHPDFLPTLEQVQGMGGRVVYDLIDDWRTMLGGSWYLREAEERIIRDADALIASAGDLRDYLAQTSNRSVALVQNAVNLNLFSRQATHARPSDLPAAPKTLLYIGALWGEWFDWEAMRLVAEAYPHTSVVLIGDHQGRCPYPLPPNMSLLGLKRQQDLPAYLAHADVTLIPFKLSPLTQAVSPLKVFEYLAMGKPVVSTNMRELHGLPHVHLADSHEAFVEAVQAALDAPVDLAAIDRFIALNSWRQRIDTIQEALGMPTTPAALGR, encoded by the coding sequence GTGAGCCGCAAGCATTCCCTGATCGATCGTTACCGGGCCCTCAAGGTCCAAGTCGCCAAGGTCCTCCGCACCGAAGGCCCCCAAGGCCTCGCCGTCAAAGTCTTGAGACGCACCCGCAAGGAGCTTTCGCGCCTCTCTCCCGTCCGTCGGGCCCAGCAGCGCCACCTGCAGCGCATCCTCGCAGCCGCTCAGGGTCGCCGGACGGTGGTCATGTTCCCCACCGTCGACTGGGGCTGGATGGTGCAACGTCCCCATCAGTTGGCCCGGCACTTCGCACGCCGGGGCGATCTGTGCTTCTTCGTGACGCCGCAGACCCGCGTGGACCGCGTCAACGGCTTCAAGGAGATCGAGCCCAACCTCTACCTCTGTTCGGACTTGAGCCTCCTGTACGGTCTCGAGCGCCCGATGCTACTCCAGAGCAACACGCACTTCAGCGACCATCTCGACCGCTTCCAGGCGCCCGTCATCGTCTATGACTACCTCGACGCCCTCGAGGTGACCGCCGGCGGCGACGTCACGGAAGACAAGGTGCTCGCCCACCGAGAGATGTTGCAGCGCGCGCACCTGGTGCTCACGACGGCTCGGCGCCTGTTTGATGAAGTGCGGGAAGTTCGCTCGGACGCCGTCCTGGTCCCGAACGGCGTCGACCCGGCGCACTTCGCGCCTCGCGAGGCATCGCCCGTCCCCCAGGACCTGCGCCGGATTCTCGCCAAGCAGGGGCCCGTCTTCGGTTACTACGGCGCGATGGCCGAATGGTTCGACTATGAGCTGATCCGCTTTGCCGCCGAGGCCATGCCCGAGGCGCAGTTCGTGTTGATCGGTCCCGACTACGACGGCTCGATCAGCCGGCTGACCACCCGGGACAATGTCCACTACCTCGGCCTGAAGTCCTACGAGGAGCTGCCTGCCTACCTGCAGCGGTTCGACGTGGCGATGATCCCTTTCAAGATCAACGCCATCACCCGCGCCACCTCGCCGGTCAAGCTGTTCGAGTATATGGCCGGCCGTAAGCCCATCGTGACGACGGCCATGGACGAAGCTTTCCACTACCAGAGCGTCCTGATCGGCGAAACGCCCAAAGCGTTCGTGGCAAAGCTCGAAGAGGCCCTGAACAAGCGGCAAGACCCCGCGTACTTGAGCCTGCTGGACGCGGAGGGGCGCGCCAACACCTGGACCAGCCGGGTCGAAAGCGTGATGCAGGCCCTGGACCGGCGCGAAACCGACGCCAGGGACACCTACGTGATTCTGGCCGGCGTGCCCATCGACGACAGCGGCGGCGGTCAGCGCCCCACCCAGATCGCGCTGGAGCTCCTGACCCGGGGCGAGCGCGTCATCTTCGTCAGCATGCTGCCCAAGTACGAGGATACCGAGCTCAACCAGAAGATCGTGCACCCTTGGCTCGAAACTTGCGATTTCGAGCATTTCGACTTGACGCGCTACTTCCCGCAGGGCCTCGGCGATCGTAAGCTGGTCGCCATTCTCGAGATGCCTCACCCCGACTTTCTGCCGACCCTCGAGCAGGTTCAGGGGATGGGCGGGCGGGTCGTCTACGACTTGATCGACGATTGGCGCACCATGCTCGGCGGATCCTGGTACCTGCGCGAGGCCGAAGAGCGCATCATCCGAGATGCAGACGCCTTGATCGCCTCGGCAGGCGACCTGCGAGACTACCTGGCACAGACGAGCAATCGAAGCGTCGCCTTGGTCCAGAACGCCGTCAACCTCAACCTGTTCTCACGACAGGCGACGCACGCGCGGCCATCGGACCTGCCCGCGGCGCCGAAGACTCTCCTCTACATCGGCGCCCTCTGGGGCGAATGGTTCGATTGGGAGGCCATGCGCCTGGTCGCCGAGGCCTATCCCCATACGAGCGTGGTGCTCATCGGGGATCATCAGGGCCGGTGCCCCTATCCGCTGCCGCCGAACATGTCGCTCCTGGGCTTGAAGCGCCAGCAGGACCTGCCTGCCTACCTGGCCCATGCGGATGTCACCCTCATCCCCTTCAAGCTGTCGCCGCTGACCCAGGCCGTCAGTCCGTTGAAGGTGTTCGAATACCTGGCCATGGGCAAGCCCGTCGTCTCGACGAATATGCGCGAACTGCATGGCCTGCCTCACGTCCACCTGGCCGACTCGCATGAAGCCTTCGTCGAAGCGGTCCAGGCAGCCCTGGACGCGCCGGTGGACCTCGCGGCGATCGATCGATTCATCGCCCTGAATTCCTGGCGGCAGCGTATCGACACGATTCAAGAGGCGCTCGGCATGCCGACGACACCGGCGGCGCTCGGACGCTAA
- a CDS encoding ABC transporter permease yields the protein MNPFSIVSSSLKEMFQYRELFFNLVSRELQSRYKGSYLGFLWSLLNPLLMMVVYSVIFSIVMRIKIENYSLYLFAGLLPWTWFSTALSNGAGSIIFNSSLVKKVYLPTELLPVVAVTTNLINFLLTIPILLLFIAFHHVPLTWALLAVPLVIAVQFLFTLGVAMFLAVLNVFFRDIEQLIGVIILVWMYGSPILYSPDMVPEKFRLFYDLNPMAAIIHSYHQIFIHGTLPSLHSFAFPLLLGLVLVASGLILFSLTKFEFAEAI from the coding sequence ATGAACCCCTTCTCGATCGTCTCTTCCAGCCTGAAAGAGATGTTTCAGTATCGCGAGCTCTTCTTCAATCTCGTCTCACGGGAGCTACAGTCTCGCTACAAGGGGTCCTATCTGGGCTTTCTGTGGTCGCTGCTCAACCCGCTGCTGATGATGGTCGTGTATTCCGTCATTTTCTCCATCGTCATGCGGATCAAGATCGAGAACTACAGCTTGTACCTGTTTGCAGGCTTGCTGCCCTGGACCTGGTTCAGCACCGCCCTGTCGAACGGGGCCGGCTCGATCATCTTCAACTCGAGCCTGGTGAAGAAGGTTTACCTGCCGACGGAGCTGCTCCCCGTCGTCGCCGTCACGACCAACCTGATCAACTTCCTGCTTACCATCCCTATCCTCCTGCTGTTCATCGCCTTTCACCACGTTCCCTTGACGTGGGCGCTGCTTGCCGTCCCGCTGGTGATCGCCGTGCAGTTCCTCTTCACGCTCGGGGTCGCCATGTTCCTGGCGGTCCTGAACGTCTTCTTCCGCGATATCGAGCAGCTGATCGGGGTCATCATCCTCGTCTGGATGTATGGCTCGCCCATTCTCTACTCCCCGGACATGGTCCCGGAAAAGTTCCGGCTGTTTTATGACCTCAACCCGATGGCGGCGATCATCCACTCCTACCACCAGATCTTCATCCATGGGACGCTCCCGAGCCTGCATTCTTTCGCCTTCCCCCTGCTCTTGGGCCTGGTCCTGGTCGCATCCGGTTTGATTCTCTTCTCACTCACCAAGTTTGAGTTTGCTGAGGCGATCTAG
- a CDS encoding ATP-binding cassette domain-containing protein, whose protein sequence is MNAIEIEGVWKKFIWHQTRARTFKETLLSLTKGGAPKQEPFWALRDVGFTVRRGETFGVVGSNGSGKSTLLKLITGISKPNKGKVTVNGKISALLELGAGFHPDFTGRENIYLNASILGISRREISEQFDEIVEFAEIAPFIDQPVKTYSSGMYMRLAFSIAVKVNPDILVVDEVLAVGDSAFQDKCFKQIERFKNEGKTILIVSHDLGSLKRFCDRVAWISKGKFMEVGPAGEVIDRYYQDLIGVRPAHAAAPDDSPVSAPKHHPILISDFRFAQQDAADEATFTIGEPLEVSFTYRCIEKLDSPRLLVKVHDATGQELAVSHAQSLQASEGALRFSFAALNLAPGSYRFELGYEEQDVYAPLQQASFFVLAHRLESGVRLDGSWSTTEALIG, encoded by the coding sequence ATGAACGCAATTGAAATCGAAGGGGTTTGGAAGAAGTTCATCTGGCACCAGACGCGAGCTCGTACCTTCAAAGAAACGCTGCTGTCGCTGACCAAAGGCGGCGCCCCCAAGCAGGAGCCCTTTTGGGCCCTACGAGACGTCGGCTTCACGGTGCGCCGCGGGGAAACCTTCGGCGTGGTCGGCAGCAACGGCTCGGGCAAGAGCACGCTGCTGAAGCTCATCACGGGGATCTCCAAGCCGAACAAAGGCAAGGTAACGGTCAACGGCAAGATCTCTGCCCTTCTCGAACTCGGCGCCGGCTTCCATCCCGACTTCACCGGTCGCGAGAACATCTACCTCAACGCCTCGATCCTGGGCATTTCCAGGCGAGAGATCAGCGAGCAATTCGACGAGATCGTCGAATTCGCCGAGATCGCTCCGTTCATCGATCAGCCCGTCAAGACCTACTCTTCCGGCATGTACATGCGGCTGGCCTTCTCGATCGCGGTCAAGGTCAACCCGGACATCCTGGTGGTGGACGAGGTGCTCGCCGTCGGCGATAGCGCCTTCCAGGACAAGTGCTTCAAGCAGATCGAGCGCTTCAAGAACGAAGGGAAGACCATCCTGATCGTCTCCCACGATCTCGGCTCGCTCAAGCGATTCTGCGATCGCGTGGCCTGGATCTCGAAAGGGAAGTTCATGGAGGTCGGTCCCGCCGGCGAGGTGATCGACCGTTACTACCAGGACCTGATCGGGGTGCGGCCCGCGCACGCCGCGGCCCCGGACGATTCCCCCGTCAGCGCCCCCAAGCATCACCCCATCCTCATCAGCGACTTCCGCTTCGCACAGCAGGACGCGGCTGACGAAGCGACCTTTACCATCGGGGAGCCGCTGGAAGTCTCGTTCACCTACCGCTGCATCGAGAAGCTCGACTCTCCTCGCCTGCTCGTCAAAGTCCACGACGCGACGGGTCAGGAGCTGGCGGTGAGCCACGCGCAATCCCTCCAAGCCTCCGAAGGCGCCCTGCGCTTTTCCTTCGCGGCCCTGAACTTGGCGCCGGGCAGCTATCGCTTCGAACTGGGCTACGAAGAGCAAGACGTCTACGCGCCTCTGCAGCAAGCATCCTTCTTCGTCCTCGCTCATCGTCTGGAGAGCGGGGTGCGGCTCGACGGCAGTTGGAGCACGACCGAAGCCCTGATCGGATAA
- a CDS encoding glycosyltransferase has product MKVLVVFSGPDTAAFAGATLTELLAERHDVFCAAPLDALAGTPDGVAQLPLSDLQNTTLMNQVSEIETLIAKHAIARVFFPADVVGYGAFIAARRMGCSYGLIRTPGEASLKDDEAQLWAGVIVPGASEVRGALMSGVNELAQREIPGPFSAHMLQTIRLLTGEAQSGSSPRDLQTELAELRAELEKKDAQYNYQTMELDLLKSSIFWLMFTRWRRLRNRLMPPESRRDRLWILGTKVIKLWASYGLVSGVRALGAKAAKAVYRRTLLPLRFKQELQQILTTTPHKGVVIYPPTVDWGWMFQRPHHLMSQFAKQGYLCFFVSPMSRGDSFEGFKKVQDNLYLCSDISLLYEIERPLYLISWTAQTHHIDRMKNPQVIYDYLDALEVSTDGEVSTEKIRAHHSLLQRADVVVATARKLLEETKPLRPDVTLVPNGVQPADFSVEPSAPIPEDMREIRTSGRPIIGYYGAMAKWFDYELLEFAAQAMPEAQFVLLGPDYDGTISELADRPNIHYLGLKQYHELKHYLHHFDVAIIPFRINAITKATSPVKLFEYMAGGKPIVTTALNEAYYYKSVFIGETPDAFVAKLREALIKGKDPRYLELLAKEMQENTWEKRALSILAALAPQPESPAPVERIEVSP; this is encoded by the coding sequence ATGAAGGTATTAGTCGTTTTCTCAGGGCCTGACACCGCCGCATTCGCCGGCGCGACACTGACAGAGCTTCTTGCAGAACGCCACGACGTCTTTTGTGCCGCGCCGCTGGACGCGCTCGCCGGGACACCCGACGGCGTCGCCCAGCTCCCGCTGAGCGACCTTCAGAACACGACCCTGATGAACCAGGTGAGCGAGATCGAGACCTTGATCGCGAAGCATGCGATCGCGCGCGTCTTCTTTCCCGCCGACGTAGTAGGCTATGGCGCCTTTATTGCCGCTCGTCGCATGGGTTGCAGCTACGGGCTGATCCGAACTCCGGGCGAAGCCTCCCTCAAGGACGACGAAGCCCAGCTTTGGGCGGGCGTGATCGTCCCCGGCGCCAGCGAAGTGCGCGGCGCGCTCATGTCCGGCGTGAACGAGCTCGCCCAGCGCGAGATCCCTGGCCCCTTCTCGGCGCACATGCTCCAGACCATCCGCCTGTTGACCGGCGAGGCCCAATCCGGCTCGTCCCCCAGGGACCTTCAGACGGAGCTGGCGGAGCTTCGCGCGGAGCTGGAGAAGAAAGACGCCCAGTACAATTACCAGACCATGGAGCTGGACCTGCTCAAATCGAGCATCTTCTGGCTCATGTTCACCCGCTGGCGGCGCCTCCGCAATCGCTTGATGCCGCCCGAGTCGCGGCGCGATCGCTTGTGGATTCTGGGCACCAAGGTGATCAAGCTGTGGGCCTCCTACGGGCTCGTCTCCGGTGTTCGCGCCCTCGGCGCCAAGGCCGCAAAAGCCGTCTACCGCCGCACGCTCCTGCCCCTCCGGTTCAAGCAGGAGCTGCAGCAAATTCTGACCACCACCCCTCACAAGGGCGTCGTCATCTATCCCCCGACGGTGGACTGGGGGTGGATGTTCCAGCGGCCGCATCACCTCATGAGCCAGTTCGCGAAGCAAGGCTACCTGTGCTTCTTCGTCTCGCCCATGTCGCGGGGGGATTCGTTCGAGGGCTTCAAGAAGGTCCAGGACAACCTTTACCTCTGCTCGGACATCAGCCTCCTCTACGAAATCGAGCGCCCGCTCTACTTGATTAGCTGGACGGCGCAGACCCACCACATCGATCGCATGAAGAATCCGCAGGTGATCTACGATTACCTGGATGCCCTGGAGGTTTCGACCGACGGCGAGGTGTCCACCGAGAAGATTCGGGCGCACCACAGCTTGCTGCAGCGGGCGGATGTGGTCGTGGCCACCGCCCGGAAACTGCTCGAAGAGACCAAGCCCCTTCGCCCGGACGTCACCCTGGTGCCCAACGGCGTTCAGCCGGCGGACTTCAGCGTGGAGCCCTCGGCTCCTATCCCCGAGGACATGCGGGAAATCCGCACGAGCGGGCGTCCCATCATCGGCTACTACGGCGCTATGGCCAAGTGGTTCGACTACGAGCTCCTCGAGTTCGCGGCCCAGGCGATGCCCGAGGCCCAGTTCGTCCTGCTCGGCCCCGATTACGACGGGACGATCAGCGAGCTGGCCGATCGCCCGAACATCCACTACCTGGGCCTCAAGCAGTACCACGAGCTGAAGCACTACCTCCACCACTTCGACGTGGCCATCATTCCCTTCCGGATCAACGCGATCACCAAGGCCACCTCGCCCGTGAAGTTGTTCGAGTACATGGCAGGCGGAAAGCCCATCGTCACGACCGCTCTCAACGAGGCCTACTACTACAAGAGCGTCTTCATCGGTGAAACCCCCGATGCGTTCGTCGCCAAACTGCGTGAAGCGCTCATCAAGGGCAAGGACCCGCGCTACCTGGAACTGCTGGCGAAAGAGATGCAAGAAAACACCTGGGAAAAGCGAGCCCTCAGCATCCTGGCGGCGCTAGCCCCCCAGCCGGAGAGCCCCGCGCCGGTCGAGCGCATTGAGGTGAGCCCGTGA
- a CDS encoding glycosyltransferase family 2 protein, with translation MPSQPSLWIIILNWRGAADTIRCLTSAFAQDYPHLSVLVVDNGSGDDSAALIRAAHPDVSLLELPTNLGFAGGMNRGCEYAMERGADLLLLLNNDATLAQDAVSCLVEAMIERPDAGMVTPCIYHQDEPQKPWYAGGRLSRWTGTAKHETTPTDQAVRPVSFATGCCLLLQSALYHRIGGLNERYFLYFEDVEYCTRVLAAGYAIYYVPTAHAWHAVGASTNSQREKAPALDYYDVRNGLFYIFEHLRGLEWLTACLFFWLVRMPRKFVRSLLKSKQPAQNLLAILSGIRDGFRAHGGARPS, from the coding sequence ATGCCGTCTCAGCCGTCGCTCTGGATCATCATCCTCAACTGGCGGGGCGCCGCGGATACGATCCGCTGCCTCACCAGCGCTTTCGCCCAGGACTATCCGCACCTGAGCGTGCTGGTGGTCGACAACGGCTCCGGCGACGATTCCGCGGCCCTGATCCGGGCGGCTCACCCGGACGTCTCCCTCCTCGAACTCCCGACCAATCTCGGCTTCGCCGGCGGGATGAACCGGGGGTGTGAGTATGCCATGGAACGTGGTGCGGATCTGCTGCTGCTGCTCAACAACGACGCGACGCTCGCGCAAGACGCGGTGTCTTGCCTGGTTGAGGCGATGATCGAGCGGCCGGACGCCGGGATGGTGACCCCCTGCATCTACCATCAGGATGAGCCGCAAAAACCCTGGTACGCGGGTGGGCGCTTGTCACGCTGGACCGGCACCGCCAAGCACGAGACGACTCCGACCGATCAGGCGGTGCGCCCGGTCAGCTTCGCCACCGGGTGCTGCCTGCTCCTTCAATCCGCGCTCTACCACCGTATCGGGGGGCTCAACGAGCGATATTTCCTTTATTTCGAGGATGTCGAGTATTGCACGCGGGTCCTGGCCGCGGGCTACGCCATCTACTACGTCCCGACGGCCCACGCCTGGCATGCAGTCGGGGCCAGCACCAACAGCCAGCGTGAGAAGGCCCCCGCTCTCGACTATTACGACGTGAGAAACGGGCTGTTCTATATCTTCGAGCACCTGCGGGGGCTTGAGTGGCTGACGGCCTGCCTGTTCTTCTGGCTCGTTCGAATGCCGCGCAAGTTTGTTCGCAGCTTGCTCAAGTCAAAGCAGCCCGCCCAAAACCTGCTGGCGATCCTCTCCGGCATTCGAGATGGCTTCCGCGCCCACGGCGGGGCGCGCCCCTCGTAA
- a CDS encoding flippase-like domain-containing protein, producing the protein MKLLVSLAISALFLYLTLRGLDLGAIGHSLSLVNLWLLVPAILVHLSSFWIRSLRWSAMLSPLKPLRPAAVFPALAISYLANNTLPMRAGEFVRAYLLGKNENISKTASFSTILLERIFDGLTLLLFLGVVSLLVPLPAWVQQVGIFAGSAFVGVTLLMIGLVFFRETTLSLVRWCLRPLPQKIADKVEGLLGSFVSGLDVLQDARALLQVAAWSLVIWGLEAAALAITAHACGLTLPMLGATFALVIINLGTMIPSSPGYVGTFEFFCVKSLSLFQILEAPAMGFALVLHVIQFVPITLVGLACLVRQPVSLRGLTTQKGSIG; encoded by the coding sequence TTGAAACTTCTCGTTAGCCTTGCCATCAGCGCCCTCTTCCTGTATCTGACCCTGCGCGGGCTGGATCTCGGCGCCATCGGGCACTCCTTGAGCCTCGTGAACCTGTGGCTCTTGGTGCCCGCGATCCTGGTGCACCTGTCCTCGTTCTGGATTCGCAGCCTCCGCTGGAGCGCGATGCTCTCGCCGCTGAAGCCGCTGCGCCCCGCGGCGGTGTTCCCGGCCCTGGCCATCAGCTACCTGGCGAACAATACCCTCCCCATGCGGGCCGGCGAATTCGTCCGGGCCTATCTGCTCGGCAAGAACGAGAACATCAGCAAGACCGCCTCTTTCTCGACGATCCTGCTGGAGCGGATTTTCGACGGCTTGACGCTGCTGCTCTTCCTCGGGGTGGTCTCGCTGCTGGTGCCGCTTCCCGCCTGGGTCCAGCAGGTCGGCATCTTCGCCGGAAGCGCGTTCGTCGGCGTGACCCTCCTGATGATCGGCCTGGTCTTCTTCCGCGAGACGACCCTCTCGCTCGTTCGCTGGTGCCTGCGTCCGCTCCCCCAGAAGATTGCTGACAAGGTCGAAGGCCTTCTCGGGAGCTTCGTCTCGGGCCTGGACGTCCTCCAAGACGCCCGCGCCCTGCTCCAGGTGGCCGCATGGTCCCTGGTCATCTGGGGCCTCGAAGCCGCCGCCCTCGCCATCACCGCGCATGCCTGCGGCCTGACGCTGCCCATGCTGGGGGCGACCTTCGCCCTCGTCATCATCAACCTCGGGACCATGATCCCCTCCTCGCCGGGCTACGTCGGGACCTTCGAGTTCTTCTGCGTGAAGAGCCTCTCCCTCTTCCAGATCCTGGAAGCGCCCGCGATGGGCTTTGCGCTGGTGTTGCACGTGATCCAGTTCGTTCCCATCACCCTGGTGGGCCTGGCTTGCCTGGTGCGCCAGCCGGTTTCCCTGCGGGGCCTGACGACACAGAAAGGAAGCATCGGGTGA
- the rfbD gene encoding dTDP-4-dehydrorhamnose reductase — protein MKVLVAGAKGMLGHDLIPALKHTGHLVVSSGLQPSDEPDYVRMDITDVAQVREAFAAVRPEAVINCAAYTNVDAAETDEANAYRINALGSWNLALACQAAEIPLMYVSTDYVFDGTKGSAYDEYDLPNPQSVYGRSKRAGEIHVERLCTKHYIVRTAWLYGRGGKNFVETILKAASEKPELKVVNDQWGSPTCTTDLAQAMTALLTTERFGTYHVTGSGVCTWHDFAKKIIELSGLQTPILPQTTEELNRPAPRPRYSMLSHRALGLAALPAMTQWETSLERYLASRAKP, from the coding sequence ATGAAGGTATTGGTTGCAGGCGCAAAAGGAATGTTGGGGCACGACCTCATCCCCGCCCTGAAGCATACAGGCCACCTCGTGGTATCCAGCGGCCTCCAGCCGTCCGACGAGCCCGACTACGTCCGAATGGACATCACGGACGTCGCCCAGGTGCGCGAGGCCTTTGCCGCGGTACGCCCCGAAGCCGTGATCAACTGCGCCGCCTACACCAACGTGGACGCGGCCGAGACCGATGAGGCCAACGCCTATCGCATCAACGCGCTCGGCAGCTGGAACCTCGCTCTCGCCTGCCAAGCCGCCGAGATCCCCTTGATGTACGTCAGCACCGACTACGTCTTTGACGGCACCAAGGGCAGCGCCTACGACGAATACGACCTCCCCAACCCGCAAAGCGTCTACGGGCGCAGCAAGCGCGCCGGCGAGATCCATGTCGAGCGCCTCTGCACCAAGCACTACATCGTTCGCACCGCCTGGCTCTACGGCCGCGGAGGCAAGAACTTCGTCGAAACCATCCTGAAAGCAGCAAGCGAGAAACCCGAGCTCAAGGTGGTCAATGACCAATGGGGCAGCCCAACCTGCACGACCGATCTCGCGCAGGCAATGACCGCCTTGCTCACGACCGAACGCTTCGGCACCTACCACGTCACCGGCAGCGGCGTCTGCACCTGGCATGACTTCGCCAAAAAAATCATCGAACTCAGCGGCCTGCAGACCCCGATCCTTCCCCAGACGACCGAGGAGCTGAATCGCCCGGCGCCCCGACCGAGGTATTCGATGCTCTCCCATCGGGCGCTCGGCCTGGCCGCTCTCCCGGCCATGACGCAGTGGGAAACAAGCCTCGAGCGCTACCTGGCCTCGCGCGCGAAACCGTAG
- a CDS encoding glycosyltransferase family 2 protein: protein MRPVVSVIIPIFNEEEIIAELYRRMTVVMEGMAEPYELVLVNDGSRDTSLQKMQELAAKDQRLKIVDFSRNFGHQVAITAGMDHASGEAIVIIDADLQDPPEVIPRLVERWREGYDVVYAVRAKRHGDTFFKRVTAAGFYRILHRITSVDIPVDTGDFRLMSRRAVDALKQVRERHRFIRGLVSWIGFKQIGVEFVREERFAGETKYPLKKMLKFAFDGITSFSFLPLQLATYLGFFASLLAFLGIFAVVGLKLFTSLPLPGWASLMVCTLLLGGVQLITLGIIGEYIGRIYDEVKQRPLYFTKDLVNFELADRIAPTETNHLETSR from the coding sequence CTGCGCCCGGTTGTATCGGTCATTATCCCCATCTTCAACGAAGAGGAAATTATCGCCGAGTTGTACCGGCGCATGACGGTCGTCATGGAGGGCATGGCCGAGCCTTATGAGCTCGTGCTCGTCAACGACGGTAGCCGTGACACCTCCCTGCAGAAGATGCAGGAGCTGGCAGCCAAGGACCAGCGCCTCAAGATCGTCGATTTCTCCCGGAACTTCGGCCATCAGGTCGCCATCACCGCCGGCATGGACCACGCCTCGGGCGAGGCCATCGTGATCATCGACGCCGACCTGCAGGACCCGCCCGAGGTGATTCCCCGGCTGGTCGAAAGGTGGCGCGAGGGCTACGACGTCGTCTACGCCGTACGCGCCAAGCGTCACGGCGACACGTTCTTCAAGCGCGTCACCGCTGCGGGTTTCTATCGCATCCTGCATCGGATCACGTCGGTCGATATCCCGGTCGACACGGGCGACTTCCGCCTCATGAGCCGCCGGGCGGTCGATGCCCTCAAGCAGGTTCGCGAGCGTCACCGCTTCATCCGCGGCCTCGTCAGCTGGATCGGCTTCAAGCAGATCGGGGTCGAGTTCGTCCGCGAGGAGCGCTTCGCCGGGGAGACCAAGTACCCCCTCAAGAAGATGCTGAAGTTCGCCTTCGACGGCATCACCAGCTTCTCGTTCCTGCCTCTCCAGCTCGCCACCTACCTGGGCTTCTTCGCCTCGCTGCTGGCGTTCCTCGGCATCTTCGCGGTGGTGGGCCTGAAGCTCTTCACGTCCCTGCCCCTGCCCGGCTGGGCCTCCTTGATGGTCTGCACGCTGCTGCTGGGCGGCGTCCAGCTCATCACCCTGGGCATCATCGGGGAATACATCGGCCGCATCTACGATGAGGTCAAGCAGCGCCCCCTCTACTTCACCAAGGATCTGGTCAACTTCGAGCTGGCCGATCGAATCGCCCCCACAGAGACGAACCACCTTGAAACTTCTCGTTAG